DNA sequence from the Nicotiana tomentosiformis chromosome 3, ASM39032v3, whole genome shotgun sequence genome:
TCTCAGAACATTGACAAATTTACTAGTAATACTAATTTGCATATTATACACAATTTTTTAAGAATTCAAATTGGCTTGAGATTTCAGTTTGAAAGATGAAACTTTGATGATGTTCTTGTTTCCAAATTAAATCTTCATAGAAAACCTAAGTCATTATTTGGTatactttttcttcttttttaatcagtctaatataaaaaaaaaagggcagcccggtgcacaaagcatcccctgatcacgcagggtccggggaaggacTGCACTCCAAGGGGGTGTGatgcagtgttatcaaaggcgaaaaacgcaaaaaagttCTATGGTCTGTTGGGGCTTTAATCGCAAAGTGCAAATAAAGAGTGGGCTTTAACGAAGAAAGGCGCAAACGGAGAAAAACTACAAATATGTatgtgtagtccaagactaatatctataagcatgaataccaaatatatggaccaagaaattgaataaaatttacgataaagtgaaataaCAATTGTTTAGTGTCGCCTCTTCATGATTACGCTTATCggcaaggaaaagtatgccttagagcaTTGGTGACAACACTGAAGCGCCCGCTAAGCGAGGCGAAgtgctcaacatgttttgagcctcgcttcagggcttaagcgcgcctttgataacactggtgtgatgtaggcagcctaccAAATGCAAACATCAGTGACTAATTCCACGGCTTAATCAGTCTAATATACTTCTATTAATGGTGTTGAATATGCCAGTGAAACTCTTTTCCACGCTTAGCCAATATTTTTCTCCTATTGGACAGAGGATGTGCTAGTTACTGCCAGAGATTCATGCATTTCCTTGTTCTTATAAAAGTATAATTTCTTCCCCAAAAGCCATCTCAAAAGAATAATTTCTTCCAGAAATCACATATGCAGTTCCTGCCTGTTTCTTTGCAGTTTCTGATGATGTGCTAGTTACTAAATATACACAACTTTTTGTAATGGAAGTGTCTTACTTCCTCGGTTGAATTTGTCTTAGGAATTCTGGGACTGGAGCTGGGAAGAGTTGGCTCTTTATGATCTTGCCGAAATGATTCGATATGTAAATTCAATCACAAAAGCAAAAATTTTGGTTGTTGGACATTCACAGGTTTTATTCTTTCGTAGCATCCATGTTCTTATGTAATTATAAGGTTTTTCTCTCCTTGCCATAgcatcttatttattttttttttacatttttatttTCAGGGAACAATCATGTCTCTTGCTGCTTTTACTAAGCCAGATATCGTGGAGATGGTCAAAGCTGCAGCACTCCTTTGTCCTATATCATATTTAGATCATATCACCACAAATTTTGTCCTTAGATTGGTCAAAATGCGTCTTGATGAGGTGCTGAAATAGTGTGTTGCCATGTTAGTTTCACTACATATATGACTTCAACAATACTCTGACAAATTTTATGCTATGAATTAGATAATTCTTGGATTGGGCATCCATCAGCTTAATTTCAAAAGGTTCCACTAAATCTTTCACTTCTTTGTCCAGTATTCTCATGATCTTCTATTGCCTTTATTTAAAGTTATGACACATTTTACTATAATGTTTGCAGTAATATGGGGACTCAAATCATGGATATGATGTGTGAAGGGCATATTCACTGTGACATCTGGCTGAGTGCTATTACAGGTTCTTCTTCATTGTCCATCCTCACTTTCTATGCATTTCCTTCTTGCTTATTACAAGTTCTTATTATACTTCTTAAGCTGGAATGTGAAGGATTGGCTGTAGCTTAGTGATGTGAAAAAGAATTTGGTCGGTTCTAGCTTCTTTTGTGATGCAAGATCAAGAAGGCCAAGAATCCAAGAAGTTCAAGAATCCATTCAAGATTAGGATTTCTTATTTCCTAGTAATATGGTTCTTGTTTTAGTAGGATTATCCTATGCTAATTAAAAGTGGTTACTACCCTATGCTAATTAAGATTGGTAAAATAGCAAAGTGAATGGTGACATACTAATTGTTGAACGGCTTCTGATAAAAAGAATTGCTTTTCCTGAGTTGAGGGCAGTATTGTGAGGAGCGTGAAGCGAGGAAAAGCGACAAGCCCCTTTTCGCTTAAAGCGTGaggcgagaagcgaagcgctcgcttttttgaagtgaagtggaattaaataaaaccaaaataaataaatactaacaacaacaacaataacatactagtattatcccacaagtggggtctgggagggtagaGTATACACAGTCCTTACTCCTACCTAGGGATACAAAAATACATAAAGGACACTAAGTGATGTATCAAAGCTACTGCTACAAACACGGATAAAGCTCGACTACCTAACCCTTTACCGTTATTCTCAACCTCCACACTTTCCTATCcatggtcatgtcctcagtaagctgGAGCAACGCCATATCtcgcctaatcacctctccccaatacttcttcggcctacctctacctctccgttgGCCCTACAATGCCAGCCTCTCATACCTCCTCACCGGTGTATCTGTGCCTCTCCCTTCACATGGCCGAACCATCAAAGTCTCGCCTCCCGCATCTTCTCCTCCACTGGAGCCATGCCCACTTGTCCCGGATAACTTCATTTCTAATTCTATCTAACCTGGTATGCACGCACATCTATCTCAGCATCCTCATTTCATCCACTTTCATCTTCTGTACATGAgagttcttaactggccaacacttcaccctatacaacatagtcggtctgaccaccgctctatagaactttcctttaagttttggtggcacattcttatcacacagaacaccggaagcgagtcttcatttcatccatcctaccccaatacggtgtgtgacatcctcgtcaatctccccattCCCTTGTATAACtaacccaaggtacttgaaactttctCTCCTAAGGATGATTTGTAAATCAAGCCTCACGTCTTCGTCCTCTTCCTGAAATGcgccactgaacttgcactccaagtattatgTTTTGGTCCTGCTTAAcctgaaacctttagactccagggtctgcctccaaacTTCTAACCTCTCGTTGACACCACCACACGTCTCGTCAATCAGTACAATAttatctgcaaatagcatgcaccacggcacctcccTTTGAATGTATCGTTTCAGTGCGTCAAGCGCCAGGGCAAATAAGAATGGGCTGAGGGTTGAcccctggtgcaaccccatcacaaCTGGGAAGTATTCCGAATCCCCTCCCACTTTCCTcaccgagtcttagctccatcgtACATATCTTTAATAGCTCTAATATATGCAACAGGAACTCCTccagcctccaaacatctccacaacaCCTCCCTTGGCACTTTATCATAAGCCttctctaagtcgatgaacaccatatgtaaatccttcttcctctccctatactgctccatcaacctcctaacaaggtgaataacttctgtagtcgaacgcccgAGCATAAATCTAAATTGGTTCTCTGAAATCGACACAATTCTCCGCACCCTcagctccaccaccctctcccatacTTTCATAGTATGACTTAGTAGCTTGATATCCCGATAGTTGTTGCGATTTTgtatatcacccttgttcttatacaatgggatCATCGTACTCCATCTCCATTCCTCGAGCATCCTCTCGTCCTAAAAATGACATtgaataacctagtgagccactctaAGCCCGCCCTACCCACGCGCTTCCAAAACTCAACCGGTATTTCGTCTGGCCCGGTCTCTcttcccctgctcatcttacgcgtAGCCCCATCTACCTCCTCAGCCCTTATACGTCTGCAATACCCAAAGTCTTGACGACTCTCGGAGTGTTCTAAGTCACCCGGCACAATGTTCCTATCATCCTCTTTGTTCaagagtttatgaaagtaagtctgtcatCTCCATCGAATAAGTGCCGCATCCAACAACACTCGACCATCCTCATCCTTGacgcacttcacttggtccaggtCACGAGCCTTCCTTTTTCGCACCTTGGCTAGCCTGTACAATTTCTTATCTCCTCCTTTGCCTCCAAGTTCTTCATACAAGTGTTCAAACGCGACAGTCTTAGTCGCGGTAACTGCCAACTTCGCTTCCTTCTTAGCCACCTTATATCGCTCCTTGTTCTTCCTCTTCTCCTCCTCATCCACGCTCTCCACAAGCTTTAACTActgaaaattttaattaaaaatttggcaGTCACAACACAGAAACTACCAGAGCAATCACAACAAAAACgcaaaagaagaagaagggaAGGAGAAAAAGAAGAACTGAAGAACAAAAAGCAAAATTGGCAGCAACTCGTTTCAATTTATAGGccagaaaggaaaagaaaaagaagaattgaAGAAGAAGACAAAATTTGGCAGCATTTCGCTGCAATTTTAAGCaccaaaaggaaaagaaaaaggaggaggaggaggaggaagaaagaAATCATACCTGAGCCTTGAAGAACCTTGAAGACCGAAGAGTGctgaaaaccctaggttttttaGTCGCTCTGTCGCTGCACTGCTTATTTTGTGATAAAAGAACTGGGTTTTTTTCCCCCTTAAGAAGACCATTGGCAGTGTTTTAAATACAAAAGCGATCGCTTCTATCGCTTCACGCTTTGCATCCACTTCTCGCTACTATGGCAGAAGCGCTCGCATCCAACTACCTAATACGCTTCAAATAGGTGAAGCGCTTCACTTGTCGCCTCGCTTCGCTTTGCACTTTAAGCGCTGAAGCGAGCGCTTTTCACAACAGTAActtgagggtctatcggaaacaagctctctaccttcacaaggtagtggtaaagtctgcgtacacactaccctctttagacccacttgtgggattacaccgttttttttgttgttgttttagtaGGATTATATTTGTAGTTCTAGTCAAAATAGTATTGTTAGTTGGTATTCTGTTCTTACTAGATTTCTTTTTCCTATTTTAGTTAGGATAGGATTTTCTTAATAATTTCATCTATTTTACTCGTTGTAAGACCTATTTAAAGGGTtcaatatgctgaaaataaaGGGCGGTGATTAGTTTTTTTAAGCTCTTGCTTAAAAAACGTGATTTGCCTTTTATTTCGTTCTCCCATTATTTAACACTTAGTGCAATCTTGCGGGATTGAGGAAATAGTGAGTAAGGTTCTTTCCATTTTACATTCTTCTCACGTGAGTTTGAAGAACGCTTTCGGTAGTATTGTGAAAAACTTTAGCGGGAtgcttttgtttttctctcttctttGTGCTTAAGAGGTGCAAAACCTTGAAAGTACATTATTTTGACACTAGCATATGAAAGAGATATTTTTTTCGCTCTTTTGTATCTGCAGCTTGGCAAAATGACTATTTTCTGATACTAGCTGTCCATTATAAGCATATAACCTGGGTTAATTGCTGGTGAATGGTTCAACTATCTTATGCAAAAATTGGCCCTAACAATATGTAAATGGTTGTGCTGTTTGCAAAGAACGAAAAAAAGCTGATTGGCATAAGCAGCTTTTCAGTTAAATAGAAGGTAGATCCTAGAAACATCTTAAAAGTCAGCCTCCAAGTCATTTGAATATATCCTCTCTATGAACTTAGTTTGGTGCTTAAGGTTTTTATTGCTCTACCCACTAGAAACTTCCATTTTGTCAGTTATATGACTAGCCTTGGAAGCAATACCTTTAGATTTCATTGAGCACGTTGGATATCGCTACTCCTCTTTAGCAACTATTAATAAGCTTAAAGGAAGAATGGAGAATTTATATCGCTGATCCCAACTTGTTTGCGACTGAGgcgttattgttgttgtaacaTAACTAGGCAACTTTCTTCCGAATGGTATCAGATAATCAATGGCATTAGGAATTGTTAAGAATGTTGTAATAATATTGTAAATGATAGTGTATCAATTATGATTAGTCGGATTTAATTAGATTGATTTCGTAATTAGGTAGAATATTTTCCTTTCTATCTTAGCACTTGTATGTTAACTATTTAAGACCCAGTAGCTTGAGGGAATAATCAAGTTACATTTTCACTCAATTCTTTCTTCCTTAACTTGTTTTCCTCTCGCATAATGTAGCATTGTATCTATAAATACATAAGGAATAAGAGGCATTGTTCTCAAGCGTTTTCATGCTTTCTGCCTAGCTTATATACTGTGGTTGAAAAACAACtcctccctccatttcaatttatgcgacacactttccttattagttTATTGtaaaaagaatgacatatttctatattGGGAAACAAAACttttcattttacccattttacctttaacgagaagcttttatagccacacaaattgaAGGCCCACAAAAGCTTTTACCCTTCAAGTTTTTaaaaccacaagtttcaaaagttttcctttttttttcttaaactccgaaCCGAGTCAAATTACGTTGCATAAATTGAAACGCATGGATCTGAGCAAGTTTGCTTTAAATACTTGCACTGTAATCTCTTCTTTACTGTTTGTAGTAACTTCTTGGTACTTTATTAATGAAATTTATCTGACCTTATCAAAAAAATACTTGATAGTTATGTTCAACTTCATGCATAGCATGTTTGCTTATCCTTAGATAGCAGGTTGGTTGGTTTTATGGCGTAGTGGCATTTGGTCATGGCATTCAGTATCAAAATATGTGATTCCAAGGTGGAAAAAATTTTCTTTGCTTTGGTCATGTTAATTCAGTTATATTCTTTTGTTCATCCTTGATATCCTTCATCACCATTGATGGCATTATGGGCCCTTTTTCTTCCTCTCTTCCCTCACAAACCAAGCTTATGTGATATGGCACCTAAGATATTCATGCAGGAAAGAATTGTTGCTCAATGATTTTTGCAGTCTTCTAATTAAGGCATGAAACTATCTCAAAAAGTATGAACTTTACTACGTTCTCCATGTTTTCTCATTGATCAATATTCGTGCAGGGAAGAATTGTTGCTTCAATGATTCACGGATTGATTTCTATCTTGAATATGAACCTCAGCCATCATCCTCGAAAAACTTGCATCATCTCTTCCAGAGTATGTATATACGTTCAGATTATACATACATATCATTGTATGtaattcttattttctttttccaaGTGGGATTGGGAATAGTAAGCTTGGCCCATAGGGTTGGGGTTACAAGGACTGGATGTCAGATCTGGTTTAAAGCCAGAATCTCGACCACTGAACCAATACCGTGGGGTTTGTCTCCTATTCCCTGTTCATCTCAATTTCTTGAATCAGCTATCTTCAGGTTTTTGTTAATGTCTCCTGGTCGAAGTTTAAATGAGGACTTTCATCCTCTTGGGCACTGTTTTACCTCCTTTGTTTCGCCAAATATGTTGATGTTGTTATGATCATTGCTACTTGGAGTGCGTGCACATGTTGTTTAACTGTTCATATTGTCATTATGGTCCTTATATTCCTGATCAAAATTTTGCAGTGATTCGTAAAGGGAATTTTGCTATGTATGATTATGGAATGTGGAGAAACCTCATGCACTATAAGCAACCTGAGCCCCCAGAATTTGATATCAGCCAGATTCCCACTTCATTGCCATTGTGGATGGGTTATGGGGGCAATGACGCATTAGCAGATGTCATAGACGTCCAACATACCCTAAAAAAGTTGAAGCCCAAGCCAGATCTGCTTTATATTGAGGAATATGGTCATATTGACTTCCTCTTAAGTATAAGGGCAAAAGAAGATGTTTATGACGACATGATTATGTTTTTCAATTCTGTACAAAAGATAAGCAGTTTTAAGTAGTGTCTGATTAGTATACGTGTGGTGGTGCTGGCCTATTCCATGTTCAAAGTCTTGTATATATAGCATGATGATGTAGCTGGTGCTACCTCTTCAGACTGTAATAGCTTCTGGCAAATATGGTGTGTATATAAATCCATTCCCAATCCTTGTACAAGTGGTATACGAGTGTACAAGTCTGTCAGCCCCTCCAATTTTTGTTTACATACTCCTACCTCCATTTTGAATCATATGCAACATTCAAGAGCTAATCAGGAATCAAGCAATCAATCAATATTCAGTATATATTCGTGTAGCGCGATACCAAATAAGTATACAAAATTAAAGAGGATCTGAAACAGCAACTGGAAGAAGGTGTATGAGTAAATCATACCTCTTCAATTCGTTCGATATGGAAGAAACGGTGAGGAACTAGGGTTGTGAAAAGAGGAGCTAGGGTTTTGGGACAGTGCTGCTTTTTATAGTGGTGATGACAGTGATAATGCGAGCATTTTGAGGGTAAAGTGGTAAATTAGTGTTTGAAATGTCTTCTATTAGATTCAGTGTTTGGGCCGTTTGAGCTGCTGCACAAGTGGAAAAGTTTGAGGAGAAAGCCACTTTTATGGATGTAT
Encoded proteins:
- the LOC104092270 gene encoding triacylglycerol lipase 1 isoform X2 is translated as MEHTLALVALTMFLLSYATDSAGDFTAVSKLRRNSQVTGGLCAHLIEPAGFPCIEHSTETKDGYLLGLQRVSSRSTIVRGEMGPPVLLIHGLFMAGDAWFMNSASESLGFILAEQGFDVWVGNVRGTRWSHGHVSLSVKNKEFWDWSWEELALYDLAEMIRYVNSITKAKILVVGHSQGTIMSLAAFTKPDIVEMVKAAALLCPISYLDHITTNFVLRLVKMRLDEIILGLGIHQLNFKSNMGTQIMDMMCEGHIHCDIWLSAITVIRKGNFAMYDYGMWRNLMHYKQPEPPEFDISQIPTSLPLWMGYGGNDALADVIDVQHTLKKLKPKPDLLYIEEYGHIDFLLSIRAKEDVYDDMIMFFNSVQKISSFK
- the LOC104092270 gene encoding triacylglycerol lipase 1 isoform X1, which codes for MEHTLALVALTMFLLSYATDSAGDFTAVSKLRRNSQVTGGLCAHLIEPAGFPCIEHSTETKDGYLLGLQRVSSRSTIVRGEMGPPVLLIHGLFMAGDAWFMNSASESLGFILAEQGFDVWVGNVRGTRWSHGHVSLSVKNKEFWDWSWEELALYDLAEMIRYVNSITKAKILVVGHSQGTIMSLAAFTKPDIVEMVKAAALLCPISYLDHITTNFVLRLVKMRLDEIILGLGIHQLNFKSNMGTQIMDMMCEGHIHCDIWLSAITGKNCCFNDSRIDFYLEYEPQPSSSKNLHHLFQMIRKGNFAMYDYGMWRNLMHYKQPEPPEFDISQIPTSLPLWMGYGGNDALADVIDVQHTLKKLKPKPDLLYIEEYGHIDFLLSIRAKEDVYDDMIMFFNSVQKISSFK
- the LOC104092270 gene encoding triacylglycerol lipase 1 isoform X3; amino-acid sequence: MGPPVLLIHGLFMAGDAWFMNSASESLGFILAEQGFDVWVGNVRGTRWSHGHVSLSVKNKEFWDWSWEELALYDLAEMIRYVNSITKAKILVVGHSQGTIMSLAAFTKPDIVEMVKAAALLCPISYLDHITTNFVLRLVKMRLDEIILGLGIHQLNFKSNMGTQIMDMMCEGHIHCDIWLSAITGKNCCFNDSRIDFYLEYEPQPSSSKNLHHLFQMIRKGNFAMYDYGMWRNLMHYKQPEPPEFDISQIPTSLPLWMGYGGNDALADVIDVQHTLKKLKPKPDLLYIEEYGHIDFLLSIRAKEDVYDDMIMFFNSVQKISSFK